Within the Methanofastidiosum sp. genome, the region AACAATTTAATAATATAGTGATAGGCTGAGACTTATGGAATCCATTATTAATAATTCTAATGATCGTTCAACAAAAGGAATTATTTATTTTGTATTAATTACCTTTATCGTTACATATCTAATGCTTGCATTTGTTTATATTAATGGTGGGCTTACATACCAGAATACATTTGCATTTCTAATTGCCATGATGTTTGTGCCTCTAATTGTATCTGTTATACTTACCAAATTCTATCTTAAAAGAAAACTTTCATCTTTTGGAATAAACAGAGGCAAGAGTATTAAATATTATTTAGCAGCATACTTCTATCCTTTTTTAGCCATTGGACTCGGAGTTCTTCTTTTTCTAATAATGGGTCTTGGAACTCTTAGAACTGACATTAATTTAATATTCCCAAATCAGTTGGGCATTCCTATCTATATTTTTTTAATCAACTATTCAATTGCGCCTATTTTTCCGAACTCTATATTTGCATTTGGTGAAGAGTATGGATGGCGTGGATACCTTCAAGATCTTTTACTTGAAAAATTTTCTATTCTAAAAACTCTAGTGATAACAGGAGTTATCTGGGGACTATGGCACGCACCTTTAATTGCAATGGGATATAACTATC harbors:
- a CDS encoding CPBP family intramembrane metalloprotease, which codes for MESIINNSNDRSTKGIIYFVLITFIVTYLMLAFVYINGGLTYQNTFAFLIAMMFVPLIVSVILTKFYLKRKLSSFGINRGKSIKYYLAAYFYPFLAIGLGVLLFLIMGLGTLRTDINLIFPNQLGIPIYIFLINYSIAPIFPNSIFAFGEEYGWRGYLQDLLLEKFSILKTLVITGVIWGLWHAPLIAMGYNYHQYPLPGVFLFTLWTIFVGIFFGWLKIKSKSVLTAALGHGAINAYVGFGIIFAQTNNQLLGVPFGIPGLLAFLLLAIIFLWDLKRSYPKEF